In Desulfobaccales bacterium, one DNA window encodes the following:
- the mgtE gene encoding magnesium transporter, with product MEEILAEIQAELKEQHWDRVKALLRPMNPVDVAGIISEFPAPERALLFRLLDKDHAVAVFEYLPVEDQQALLESFKTEQVRHLVENMSPDDRADLLDELPAKVAKRLLSLLTPEERQATLLLLGYKEDTAGGIMTPEYIDLKGSYTAAEALERIRRVGLDKETIYYCYVKDEQRRLQGIVSLRQLVLADPSTRVADIMEREVIYAVTDEDQEEVARKMQKYDLLALPVVDREHRLVGIVTHDDILDILQEEATEDIYRLGAVQVPEQNYFKTGIVTLARNRVGWLLLLLVANTVTGSLILRQSQLLESVIALTAFIPLLIGSGGNIGSQTSTVFVRGLALQEVTRKNALTLILREVSTGLLLGCLLATLVTGWAYWLQGNGWVALTVGLSLVAISTFATLAGSVWPLVFHKFGLDPALISAPLITTLVDILGVFIYLQVARLILSWVL from the coding sequence GTGGAAGAGATCCTTGCCGAAATCCAGGCAGAACTGAAAGAGCAGCACTGGGACCGGGTGAAGGCGCTTTTGCGCCCCATGAACCCGGTGGACGTGGCCGGGATCATCAGCGAGTTCCCGGCGCCGGAGCGGGCTCTGCTCTTTCGCCTCCTGGACAAAGACCACGCCGTGGCGGTGTTCGAATACCTGCCGGTGGAGGACCAGCAGGCCCTCCTGGAGAGCTTCAAGACCGAGCAGGTGCGCCACCTCGTGGAGAACATGTCCCCGGACGACCGGGCCGACTTGTTGGATGAGCTCCCTGCCAAGGTGGCCAAACGGCTCCTCTCCCTTTTGACCCCGGAAGAGCGCCAGGCCACCCTGCTCCTTTTGGGCTATAAGGAGGACACGGCCGGGGGCATCATGACCCCGGAGTATATCGACCTCAAAGGCTCCTACACCGCCGCGGAGGCCCTGGAGCGCATCCGTCGGGTGGGCCTGGACAAGGAGACCATCTATTACTGCTACGTCAAAGATGAGCAGAGGCGGCTGCAGGGCATCGTCTCTTTGAGGCAACTGGTGCTGGCCGACCCGAGCACCCGGGTGGCCGACATCATGGAGCGGGAGGTCATCTATGCCGTGACCGACGAGGACCAGGAGGAGGTGGCCCGCAAGATGCAGAAATACGACCTCCTGGCCCTGCCGGTGGTGGACCGGGAACACCGCCTGGTGGGCATCGTCACCCACGACGACATCCTGGACATTCTCCAGGAGGAGGCCACCGAGGACATCTACCGCCTGGGCGCGGTGCAGGTGCCGGAGCAGAATTACTTCAAGACCGGCATCGTCACCCTGGCTCGCAACCGGGTGGGCTGGCTGCTTCTGCTTCTGGTGGCCAACACCGTCACCGGCAGCCTGATCCTTCGCCAATCCCAGCTCCTGGAGTCGGTCATCGCCCTGACGGCCTTCATTCCGCTTCTGATCGGCAGCGGCGGCAACATCGGCTCCCAGACCTCCACTGTCTTCGTCCGGGGCTTGGCCCTGCAGGAGGTCACCCGCAAGAACGCCCTCACCCTCATCCTCAGAGAAGTGAGCACCGGCCTGCTTCTGGGGTGTCTCTTGGCCACGCTGGTCACCGGCTGGGCCTACTGGCTCCAGGGCAACGGCTGGGTAGCTTTGACCGTGGGCCTGAGTCTGGTGGCCATCTCCACCTTCGCCACCCTGGCCGGCAGCGTTTGGCCTCTGGTGTTCCATAAATTCGGCCTAGACCCGGCCTTGATCTCCGCCCCCCTTATCACTACCTTGGTGGATATCCTGGGGGTCTTTATCTACCTGCAAGTGGCCCGGCTCATCCTGAGCTGGGTCCTGTAA